One Podarcis muralis chromosome Z, rPodMur119.hap1.1, whole genome shotgun sequence DNA segment encodes these proteins:
- the TMEM185A gene encoding transmembrane protein 185A isoform X1, translating to MNLRGLFQDFNPSKFLIYACLLLFSVLLSLRLDDKIQWSYWAVFAPIWLWKLMVIVGASVGTGVWARNPQYRAEGETCVEFKAMLIAVGIHLLLLMFEVLVCDGIERGTRFWLLVFMPLFFVSPVSVAACVWGFRHDRSLELEILCSVNILQFIFIALRLDEIIKWPWLVVCVPLWILMSFLCLVVLYYIVWSVLFLRSMDVIAEQRRTHITMAISWMTIVVPLLTFEILLVHRLDGHNTFSYIPIFVPLWLSLITLMATTFGQKGGNHWWFGIRKDFCQFLLEIFPFLREYGNISYDLHHEDNEEAEETPVPEPPKIAPMFRKKTGVVITQSPGKYVIPPPKLNIDMPD from the exons caaatttCTTATCTATGCCTGCCTGCTGCTCTTCTCAGTTTTGCTTTCTCTTCGTTTGGATGACAAGATTCAGTGGAGCTACTGGGCAGTGTTTGCTCCAATATGGCTGTGGAAGTTGATGGTAATTGTGGGCGCCTCAGTAGGAACTGGAGTATGGGCACGAAACCCACAGTATCG TGCAGAAGGAGAAACATGTGTGGAGTTCAAAGCCATGTTAATTGCAGTTGGCATCCACTTGTTACTGCTGATGTTTGAAGTGCTAGTCTGCGATGGGATTGAGAGAGGAACCCGCTTCTGGCTTCTAGTCTTTATGCCGTTGTTCTTTGTGTCTCCAGTATCCGTTGCAGCTTGTGTTTGGGGCTTTCGGCATGACAGATCTCTGGAG CTGGAAATCCTGTGTTCTGTCAATATTCTCCAGTTCATATTCATTGCACTCCGACTGGATGAAATTATTAAGTGGCCATGGCTT GTTGTCTGTGTCCCTCTGTGGATCCTGATGTCCTTTCTGTGTTTGGTTGTGCTCTATTACATTGTCTGGTCAGTCCTATTCTTACGCTCAATGGATGTGATTGCTGAGCAAAGAAGAACTCACATAACAATGGCCATCAGTTGGATGACAATCGTCGTTCCATTACTCACCTTTGAA ATCCTGCTTGTGCACAGATTGGATGGACACAATACATTCTCATATATACCCATATTTGTTCCTCTCTGGCTCTCACTGATAACTTTAATGGCAACAACATTTGGACAGAAAGGAGGCAATCATT GGTGGTTTGGAATCCGCAAAGACTTCTGTCAGTTTCTACTTGAAATTTTCCCATTCCTAAGAGAGTACGGCAATATTTCTTACGATCTGCATCATGAAGATaatgaagaagcagaagaaaccCCTGTCCCAGAACCTCCGAAAATAGCTCCAATGTTTCGGAAGAAGACTGGAGTGGTCATTACTCAGAGTCCTGGGAAATACGTTATACCGCCTCCCAAATTAAACATTGATATGCCAGATTAA
- the TMEM185A gene encoding transmembrane protein 185A isoform X2, whose translation MNLRGLFQDFNPSKFLIYACLLLFSVLLSLRLDDKIQWSYWAVFAPIWLWKLMVIVGASVGTGVWARNPQYRAEGETCVEFKAMLIAVGIHLLLLMFEVLVCDGIERGTRFWLLVFMPLFFVSPVSVAACVWGFRHDRSLELEILCSVNILQFIFIALRLDEIIKWPWLVVCVPLWILMSFLCLVVLYYIVWSVLFLRSMDVIAEQRRTHITMAISWMTIVVPLLTFEILLVHRLDGHNTFSYIPIFVPLWLSLITLMATTFGQKGGNHFTVLPQPKF comes from the exons caaatttCTTATCTATGCCTGCCTGCTGCTCTTCTCAGTTTTGCTTTCTCTTCGTTTGGATGACAAGATTCAGTGGAGCTACTGGGCAGTGTTTGCTCCAATATGGCTGTGGAAGTTGATGGTAATTGTGGGCGCCTCAGTAGGAACTGGAGTATGGGCACGAAACCCACAGTATCG TGCAGAAGGAGAAACATGTGTGGAGTTCAAAGCCATGTTAATTGCAGTTGGCATCCACTTGTTACTGCTGATGTTTGAAGTGCTAGTCTGCGATGGGATTGAGAGAGGAACCCGCTTCTGGCTTCTAGTCTTTATGCCGTTGTTCTTTGTGTCTCCAGTATCCGTTGCAGCTTGTGTTTGGGGCTTTCGGCATGACAGATCTCTGGAG CTGGAAATCCTGTGTTCTGTCAATATTCTCCAGTTCATATTCATTGCACTCCGACTGGATGAAATTATTAAGTGGCCATGGCTT GTTGTCTGTGTCCCTCTGTGGATCCTGATGTCCTTTCTGTGTTTGGTTGTGCTCTATTACATTGTCTGGTCAGTCCTATTCTTACGCTCAATGGATGTGATTGCTGAGCAAAGAAGAACTCACATAACAATGGCCATCAGTTGGATGACAATCGTCGTTCCATTACTCACCTTTGAA ATCCTGCTTGTGCACAGATTGGATGGACACAATACATTCTCATATATACCCATATTTGTTCCTCTCTGGCTCTCACTGATAACTTTAATGGCAACAACATTTGGACAGAAAGGAGGCAATCATT